One Drosophila willistoni isolate 14030-0811.24 chromosome 2R unlocalized genomic scaffold, UCI_dwil_1.1 Seg167, whole genome shotgun sequence DNA segment encodes these proteins:
- the LOC124460206 gene encoding fibrinogen-like protein 1, with amino-acid sequence MKELFKLIIVLFLFQVADFDDIIANDSDATITNSCVNFCYDDEPPTKKQVQRISGELDAKYNGPFSEFEKCANQVKEQKKNLQICEAKFSLKERQRMANMLTLAKKKAQIKDLKNQIKMESSAHSALTNAKDDEIDELKKEINDLKAYKGNESALLISKDEIINTLKENTINLLKAKNDQISDLRALLNEKDQQLTKYKNEGEDLSDSEIYIDGTRRIQVAGNPSFTAPFIRAVSDWTVILRRVYGNVSFSRDWNEYKNGFGDPNGGDFHIGLDNLYSMLRTRQHELYVSVKDVIGSTGYARYDNFKINHENASYNLLSVGEYKGTAGDSLSFHVGLNFTAKGRDPVYRSPNNDLGGWWFKTTKENERAWLSNLNGKYYESGIAPNKRGITWGSFSDFNYSISLTFAQMMIRPRP; translated from the exons atgaaagaactgtttaaactaattatagttttatttcttttccaGGTTGCCGATTTTGATGACATTATAGCAAACGATTCG GATGCAACTATTACGAATAGTTGcgttaatttttgttatgaCGACGAGCCTCCTACGAAGAAACAGGTCCAAAGAATCAGCGGTGAGCTAGATGCGAAATATAACGGCCCGTTCTCAGAGTTTGAAAAATGTGCAAATCAAGTCAAGGAACAGAagaaaaatttgcaaatttgcGAGGCTAAATTCAGCCTAAAGGAAAGACAACGTATGGCAAACATGTTAACACTTGCCAAAAAGAAAGCACAAATTAAAGAtttgaaaaatcaaataaagatGGAATCAAGTGCACACAGCGCTTTAACAAATGCAAAGGATGACGAAATTGACGAATTAAAGAAGGAAATCAATGATTTAAAAGCCTATAAAGGAAACGAATCAGCATTACTGATTTCTAAGGATGAGATAATTAACACCTTAAAAGAGAATACGATTAACTTGTTGAAGGCTAAGAATGATCAAATCAGTGACTTAAGGGCACTTTTGAACGAAAAAGACCAACAGCTGACAAAATACAAGAATGAAGGGGAAGATTTGTCAGACTCGGAAATCTACATTGATGGCACTCGTAGGATCCAAGTTGCTGGTAATCCATCCTTCACCGCACCTTTCATCCGAGCTGTATCCGATTGGACTGTGATTCTACGACGTGTTTATGGAAATGTCAGTTTTAGTCGGGATTGGAATGAGTACAAGAATGGATTTGGTGATCCAAATGGTGGAGATTTTCATATTGGCCTCGATAACTTGTACTCCATGCTAAGGACACGCCAGCATGAGTTATACGTCTCAGTTAAAGATGTTATTGGAAGCACAGGCTATGCCCGCTAtgataatttcaaaattaatcaCGAAAACGCAAGTTATAATTTACTTTCGGTTGGCGAATACAAAGGAACTGCTGGCGATTCATTGTCCTTCCATGTAGGTCTAAATTTTACTGCCAAAGGTCGAGATCCTGTATACCGATCACCTAACAATGACCTGGGTGGATGGTGGTTCAAGACcaccaaagaaaatgaaagagcATG GTTAAGTAATCTAAATGGAAAGTATTATGAATCCGGAATTGCTCCCAACAAACGTGGCATCACTTGGGGTTCATTTTCAGACTTCAATTATAGTATATCCCTTACGTTTGCACAAATGATGATACGACCCCGACCAtaa